A stretch of Mauremys reevesii isolate NIE-2019 linkage group 25, ASM1616193v1, whole genome shotgun sequence DNA encodes these proteins:
- the LOC120391405 gene encoding putative adhesion G protein-coupled receptor E4P, giving the protein MLPGNTRDVAPEPLDSSLPGIFLSCPQEATLSFNIITYVGLTLSLLCLFLAILTFLLCRSIRNVSTSLHLQLCLCLFLADLLFLTQVTHPGSQVACAVIAGLLHYLFLACFSWMFLEGLHLFLTVRNLQVVNYTSASRFKKRFMYPFGYGFPALVVAISAAVNPGGYGTFTHCWLSLDRGFRWSFLGPVCAIILINITFFALTLWFLRNRLSSLNADVSTLRDHRLLTFKAIAQLFILGCSWSLGLLQVGPAATVMAYLFTIVNSLQGAFIFLVHCLLNRQVREEYRRWIKGFRMSSTKSQPSDLSMSAVPTTSTKTE; this is encoded by the exons ATGCTCCCTGGGAACACACGGGACGTGGCACCTGAACCCCTGGACTCCTCGCTCCCAGGGATTTTCCTTTCCTGTCCCCAGGAAGCGACTCTCAGTTTCAACATCATCACCTACGTGGGACtgaccctctccctgctgtgcctcTTCCTCGCCATCCTCACCTTCCTCCTGTGCCGCTCCATCCGCAACGTCAGCAcctccctccacctgcagctctgcctctgcctcttcctggccgACCTGCTCTTCCTCACCCAGGTGACCCACCCCGGCAGTCAG gtgGCGTGTGCTGTCATTGCTGGCCTCCTGCACTACCTCTTCTTGGCCTGCTTCAGCTGGATGTTCCTGGAGGGGCTGCACCTCTTCCTCACCGTCAGGAACCTGCAGGTCGTGAATTACACCAGCGCCAGCCGGTTCAAGAAGAGATTCATGTACCCGTTCGGCTACGGATTCCCAGCCCTGGTGGTGGCTATTTCTGCAGCGGTGAATCCTGGTGGCTACGGAACTTTCACACA CTGCTGGCTCAGCCTGGACAGAGGCTTTCGTTGGAGCTTCCTGGGTCCAGTCTGTGCCATAATCCTG ATAAATATAACGTTCTTTGCCCTGACCCTGTGGTTCCTGAGAAACAGACTCTCCTCTCTCAATGCAGATGTGTCCACCCTCAGAGACCACAG GTTACTGACCTTTAAAGCCATCGCCCAGCTCTTCATTCTGGGCTGCTCATGGAGCCTGGGTCTCCTCCAAGTCGGCCCAGCAGCCACGGTCATGGCGTATTTATTCACCATCGTCAACAGCCTGCAGGGAGCCTTCATCTTCCTGGTGCACTGTCTCCTCAATCGCCAG GTGAGAGAGGAGTACAGGAGATGGATCAAGGGATTCCGAATGTCCAGCACGAAATCTCAGCCATCCGATCTGTCCATGTCTGCTGTCCCCACCACCAGCACCAAGACG GAGTAA